The Desulfovibrio sp. region GCCCATGCTGGCCGACATAAACTCGCTGCTGCCCTATGACGCAATGACGCTGGGGAACCACGAATTTGACGACGGCTGCGAGGCCACGGCGGGTTTTGTGCGGGCGCAGCCCTACCCGGTACTGGCCGCCAATCTGGATGCCCGTCCCGGTTGCCCTCTTAAGGGTATGCCCTTCCGCCCCTGGATCATCAAGGAAGTGCGCGGCGTAAAGGTGGGTATTATCGGCCTTACCAACCCCAGTGTGCGCTCGCTTTCTGCCGCATGCCCTGAAACATGGTTTCACAAAAGCGAACCCACGCTAAAAAAGGCCGTGGCTGAACTGGAAAAACAGGGGGTACGCCACATCATACTGGTAACGCATCTGGGCCTGCCCAAGGATCTGGAACTTGCCCGCAAGATTGACGGCATTGATGTTATTGTTGGCGGCCATACCCACGATTATCTTGGCCCCGGCTCCTCCAAGGGGCCGTATCCCATTGTGGAGCATTCGCCCTCCGGCAAGCCCGTGCTGGTTGTGACCGCCGGGGCGCTTGCCAAGTACATGGGCCAGCTGGAGGTAGGCTTTGACGCGCAGGGCGTACCCGTGCGCTGGCAGGGCGCAGCGCTGCCGCTGGATGCCTCTGTTGCCCCCGACCCGGCTGTGGAAGCCAAGATCGCCCAGTACAACCAGAAGCTTGAGGTCTATACCTCCAACATTATTGGGCAGAACAACCTCAACGCCCCTGATGGACTGCACCAGTGCCGTGTGGGCGAATGCCTTTCGGGCCTGATCGCCACCGATTCCATGCTGGAATATGGCCGCGCCCATGGTGCGCAGATCGCCCTGATCAACGGCGGCGGCCTGCGCGCTCCGCTGCGGCAGGGCCCGCTGAATGTCGGCGACATGCTGGCGGTGCTGCCCTTTGGCAACAAGGTTATCATCCGCGAATTTACGGGGGAGCAACTGCTTGCAGCCCTGGAGCACGGCGTGGCGGATTACAAGGGCGTGGGCGCTCCCGTGCTGCATACGGCGGGGCTGCGCTATGCCTACAATCCCGCCCTGCCCTCGGGCAAACGTGTTGTGCGCGCAGATCTGCTGGCCGAAGACGGAACATCAAAGCCGCTGGTACTCAACGCCCGTTACCGGGTGGCACTGGTCGACTACCTTGAGCGCAGGGGCGACGGTTACGCCATGCTGGGCAAGGGCACGCCCGTGGAGGCTCCAGACCCCGTGGATGTGGACGTGCTTTCTGCCTACATCCAAAAGCACAGCCCCTTGAATATTCTACCGCCAGACCGGCTGCTGAAGCAGACAAAGTAAGCCCAGCCAGGTAATTACAACAGGCTGCGGGCTTGCCGCACCACCAGGGGCAACAGGCTTGCCAAGTGCAGACATGTTGGGCAATGTGGCAAAAAAGTTGAGGCCTTATGAATTTCCGCGACCTTATCATGGTCATGTCTTCGCTGCTTTCCATGGCGGCGGGCGTGTTTTTGCCGCAAGTGGCAGAACCGCTTGCCGCCATGCCGCGCCTTATTCTCATTTTCATGCTTTATATGAGTTTTCTGGCTGTGGGTATGGAAGCGCTGGTGCGCGAAATACGCCACATGACCGGCACTGTCTGCCTGCTTATCACCCTGCGCCTGCTGGCGCTGCCCCTGCTGTGCCTTGCGGTTTTCCGGCTGGTCATGCCGCAGTTTGCCCTGGGAGCCTTTTTGCTTGGCGCGGCCCCGGTGGGCGTGATGGCCGCTGTTTTTTCGCTGATGGTGGGGGCCAACACGGCCATGATTCTTGTGGCGAACATGGCCACATCACTGCTGCTGCCTGCCAGCCTGCCCGCCCTGCTCTCTGCCACCGATGCAGGTCTGCGCATGCTTGGCCTGCCCCCGCTCGACATGCCGGCGCATCTGGAACTGGGGCACATGAGCCTGTCGTTGTGTGTGACCATTCTTGTGCCCTTTGCCGCCGCCCACCTCACACGCATCCATCTGGACAGTCTGCGTAACACTCTGCTGCGTTGGCAGTTTCCGCTGATCACTGTTTCCATAGTGGTTTCCAACATTGCCATTTTCAGCCATTACGGTGACCTGTTGCGGCAGTCGCCCGAGCTGCTGCTCAAGTCGCTGGCGGCGGCCTCGCTGCTGTGCCTTATCATGACCCTGGCCGCAATGCCGCTGTCCCGCCGCATGAGCAGGCAGGTGGGCATGGCCTATCTTATTTCGTTTGGCGTCATCAACAACGTATTGATCATGATCGTGTGCATGGAATTTTTTAGCGCTACCGAGGCCATCATGGCTGCGGCCTATCTGGCCCCCCTGTACGTATTGCTGTTTTATTACCGCCTGTGCAGCCGCAAAAAGCGCTGATCTGGCCTGCCCCGGCCAGTTGCGTGTTTACTTCTGCCACTGGCGGATGTAGAAAAAAAGCACAGGGGATGGAGTTCCCCTTGAACCGCATTTGCTGATAACTCCTACCAGGGCCATGGCGTTGGTAGACTTTTTTGCGACCGCGCCAAAGCGCGGTTGCTTTTTTTATGCAACGCCGGGGCATAACCGCTGCCACGGCAAGCCAGAACACGGGGTTGCCCACAGACAACGGTCACCCCGCAGAGCGGACATACGTCATGGTCAAAAACGTTCTTGTCATTACCCTGGGGGCCGGAGCCGGAGCCTGCCTTCGCTGGGTGCTCTCCATGCTGCTCAATTCCATATTTCCCGCCATCCCCATGGGCACGGTGGCCGCCAACTTTATCGGCGGGTTTGGCATTGGGCTGTCGCTGGGTGTATTCAATGCCATGCCGGGTCTGGCACCTGAATGGCGGCTGTTTATCATCACGGGCTTTCTGGGCGGGCTCACGACCTTTTCGACCTTTACGGCAGAAATTGGCACACTGCTGCAGGAGCAACGCCTCGGCATGGCGGCCGGGGCCATTACCCTGCACGTCTGCGGCTCGCTGATCTGCTTTTTCATGGGGCTTGGCGCCGTATCGCTTCTCAAATCCCTTTTTCGCTAGGAGCAGACCATGAACGGTTTCAGACTGACCTTTTATACACAGCAGGGTCGCACGCACAATCACGTGAGCATTGCGGAATGGCTGCTCAGGGAGGCCAAGGCCATAGGCGTTGAAGGCGCAACTTTTGCCGCCGCGCAGGGCGGCTACGGTCGAGACGGCAAATATCACAGCGCGCGCTTTTTTGACGTGGGTGAACAGCCCATGGAAGTGACCATGGCAGTGAGCCCGGAACACAGCGAGCAGCTTTTTGCCCGCATCGAACAGGAAAAATTGCAAATCTTCTATATGAAGATTCCTGTGGAATTTGGCATCACGTGCACTGAAAAAAACTAGTTTTTCCAACTTGTTTTATAAAATAAAAAAACCGCCGGTGAACACAGCATTTGCGCTGTATTCACCGGCGGTTTGCATTGAAGTGCGGCGATGCCTAGGCCGGGTCAAGACTCCACTGGTCTTCGACCGGCAGACCGGCAAGGCAGCGACGCAGCATGTCCAGCGCGTGGCTTGATGCCAGACGGCGCGTCCATTCACGCCCCAGATACCTTCCCTGCGGGCGCATGACGCGCACCCAGATATTTTCCTCATCACTCAGGGCAATGTATACAAGGCCCACAGGCTTTTGCGGGGTGCCACCGCCGGGGCCGGCAATGCCGGTTATGCCAATGCCATAATCCGCGCCGCTGAATTCGCGCGCGCCACGGGCCATGGCCCGCGCCACTTCGGGGCTTACCGCGCCGTGGGTACGCAGCAGGTACTCCTGCACGCCAAGCATGCGCTGCTTGGCCTCGTTGGCGTAGGTTACCATGCCGTAACCAAAAACATCTGAAGAACCTGGCTGATCAGTGATACGCTTTGCCAGCAGGCCGCCGGTGCACGATTCCGCCGTGGAAACAGTTTTGCCAAGCCGCGCCAGCTTCGACACAACCACGGCTTCGAGCCCGGCAACGTTCACACCATAAACAACATCACCCAGCAGCCTGTGCACTTCGGCTACCATGGGTGCTGCCAGGGCCTCGGCTGCGGCGGCATCCTGCGCCTTGGCCGTCACGCGCACAAACATTTCCGCATCGCCCGCGTAGGTGGCCGCCGTGGGATTGGCCCCACCTGTCAGCTCTGCTATGCGCAGGGCGGCAATGCCCTCGCCGATGCCAAAGGTTTTTACCATAAATGAGGCAATGACAGCCCCGCTCATGCGCTGCAAAAATGGCACGGCGCTATCGCGCAGCATGGGCAACAGCTCGGATGGCGGCCCTGGCAGCATGAGCACCCAGCGCCCGTCGCCCGCTGGCGTGGCGCACCCCGGCGCGGTACCTGCCAGATTGGGAAAAGCCACGGCTCCACGAGGCAGCATGGCCTGTTTGGCCTGGTTGGCAGACATGGGGCGCGTGCCGAAATATTCTCGCAGGCGGGCCATGCTGTCAGCATGCTCCTCAAGCGGCGCATTGGCCACAAGAGCCACGGTTTCCTTGGTCAGATCGTCTTCTGTGGGGCCAAGGCCGCCCGTGGTTATCACAACTTCCGCGCGCACAAGGGCTTCGCGCAGGGCTTTTTCCAGCCGCTGCGGATTATCGCCCACCGTATGCACCTGCAACAGATCAAGGCCGAGGGCAGAGAGCTCGCGCGCCACATGGGTGGCATCGGTGTTGATTGTATGCCCCAGCAGCAGCTCTGTGCCTACCGATATGATTTCCGCCTTCATGCGGCCTCCGTTTTGTTGACGCGCCAGCCCCGTTACAGATCGGCACAGCGTTCAGCCGAGCATCCTAGACCTGCCGCCCGCTCTGCGCAAGCTGTTGCAAACGGCAGGATGTGGCCTTGGACGCGGCTTTTGCTTGACAATGCGTGCTTTGTCAGTCAAACATTTCTTACCAATTTACTAAGAAATATTTTCTCGGATACAAATCCTAAACTGCACTGAATCGGGGGGCAGAAATGAACGAAAACAAAAAGCCGCGCTTTGAGACCCTTCAGGTTCATGCGGGGCAGGAACAGCCGGATCAGGCCACTGGCGCACGTGCCGTGCCCATCTATCAGACGACATCATTTGTATTTGACGACTGTGCGCACGCTGAGGCCCGCTTTAACCTCAGCAACGCTGGCAACATATACAGCCGCCTTACCAACCCCACACAGGATGCCTTTGAACAGCGTGTAGCCGCCCTTGAAGGCGGTGTGGCCGCTCTGGCCACGGCCAGCGGCGCGGCAGCCGTAAGCTACGCCCTGCAGAATCTGGCGCGCACGGGTGACCACATTGTGGCGGAAAAAACCCTGTACGGCGGAACCTACAACCTGCTGGCGCACACGCTCAAGGCCTGGGGCATAGACACCACATTTGTGGACCCAGACGAAGCGGGAGCCTTTGAGCGCGCCATTACGCCGCGCACCAAGGCCATATTTATCGAAACCCTGGGCAACCCGCACAGTAACCTTGTGGATATGGAAGCGCTGGCCAACCTCGCCCACAGCAACGGTATTCCGCTGGTTGTGGACAATACCTTTGCAACGCCCTGGCTGTTGCGGCCCATCGAGCACGGGGCGGACATTGTCGTGCATTCGGCCACAAAATTTATGGGCGGCCACGGCACAACCCTTGGCGGCGTGATTGTCGATGGCGGCAAGTTTGACTGGGAGGCCTCGGGCAAATTCGCGCATCTGTGCGAGCCAGACCCCAGCTATCATGGGCTGAGTTTTTCGCGTGCGGTGGGGCCTGCGGCTTTTGCGGTGCGCGCCAGAGCCATACTGCTGCGCGATCTGGGCGCGACCCTGTCGCCCTTCAATGCATTTATGCTTTTGCAGGGTCTTGAGACCCTTTCGCTGCGGGTTGAACGCCACGTAAGCAATGCCCTGGCGGTTGTGCAGTACCTTGCCAACCACCCCCGCGTTGAACGTGTCAACCACCCCAGCCTGCCCGCAAGCCCGAGTCACGAGCTGTACAAGCGCTACTTTCCCAGGGGGGGCGGGTCCATCTTTACGTTTGAGGTCAAGGGCGGCGCGGACGAAGCCAAGGCCTTTATCGACAGGTTGCAGGTGTTCTCGCTGCTGGCAAACGTGGCCGACGCCAAATCGCTGGTTATCCACCCTGCGTCCACCACGCATTCACAGCTCACCGAAGCAGAACTGGCCGAAACAGGTATCCTGCCCAACACGGTCAGACTGTCCATAGGCATCGAGCACGTGGACGACATTATTGAAGACCTGGCCCAGGCTCTGGGCTAGCACAGCCACCGGCTGAAAACTGAGCTATCCGCTGATTTCAAGTGTCCTGCCGCCCCGCGTGGCAGGACACTTTTTTTGCGCCCCGCGGAGGGGTAAAAGCCATTGTGTTTTCAGGGGGCATTGCATACAACTGGCTGATTCCGCGCACGGGCATTGCCTGTGGTCTGCCGACCGGTGGGTATTTCCGTTTATTGCCGTGCGCCCTCATGCAGGAGAATTTCCATGTTCAGAAAACTTGCGGTTTTTCTTTTTGTCATGCTCCTTGCTATCCCTGCTCTGGCAGACGACGTGAGCACCAAGTACATTACGGTTGATCTGCCCGACAACTGGAAGGCAGTTATGCCCCCCACGGAAAATCAGGGTGTTACCACCGTTATTTTTACCAATGCGGCGGGCAACTCCACCGTCAATTTTGTTACCGGCCCCAACGGCGGCGCGGATCTTAAAACCGTGGCCGAAACCTTTGCCACCCAGTTCAAGTCGCTCAAACCTCCGGTGGAAAAAGGCGGCCAGTACACCTTTGCCTTTACCCAGCAGCAAACACCCGGCCAATCGTGGGTGGCAGGGATGGGCGACATTTTTATGGTCACCACCATCACGGGTGACCGCAAACTGGGCCTGGCCTTCATCAAGCGCTACGTAAAAAGTGCGGAGTATGCGAGCCTGCTGCCCAAGTTTTAGAGCGCGCCAAAGCAAACCCAATTATCAGCCGCAATGCAAAACGGCCTGGCAGTGTCACTGTCAGGCCGTTTATTTTTTATAACAGGGAATCTTACCGTTAGTCACCGCATCCCTGTCCGCAGGAACTCCATATTCTCTTCATGCGCTGCACCACGGTGTCAGAATACATGTCGTCGTTTCTGTCTGCCGCTGTCAGGTTGTCCAGCAGGTTTTTGCTGCGGCGCAGGGCCACCTTGATGGGCTCGTAGGCAGGGTCTTCTTCCAGCACCAAGTTGTAGCCATCCATATCCTTGATGCGGTAACGCAATGGAACTCTCCAGTTGCGCACGCACATGTTATAAAGATAATAATTCAGCAAAAACATGCCCACGCCGCCATCTTCTTCCTTGAAAAGGCGGGCGTGTTCCGCATTTTTGTTGAGCTCTGTATCTTCATATTCCGAATTGTCAAAACTGCCGCAGTGCTCAAAGCAGGCGTTCACGTCGTAGCAGTATTGGGTCACCCCGGCGCAGGCCAGCCGCGCTCCGTAGTCGCCGTCGTCAGCGCCGTACAGCCCGTAATCTTCGCTCCAGTAGCCAATGATGTCTGAAACGGTCTTGGGGATGATGGTTGCGCCCCCCGGTACATTGCCCT contains the following coding sequences:
- a CDS encoding DUF190 domain-containing protein, with protein sequence MNGFRLTFYTQQGRTHNHVSIAEWLLREAKAIGVEGATFAAAQGGYGRDGKYHSARFFDVGEQPMEVTMAVSPEHSEQLFARIEQEKLQIFYMKIPVEFGITCTEKN
- a CDS encoding bifunctional metallophosphatase/5'-nucleotidase, with the protein product MDTLLKRLRSSARTLFFCVSLLTGLCLFALPCTAQGNAGLDLILLHTNDLHSYIAGRDAQGNACFKSEGCTGGLARLATAMKRVRAEHDNVVALDAGDQFQGTLFFTANKWPMLADINSLLPYDAMTLGNHEFDDGCEATAGFVRAQPYPVLAANLDARPGCPLKGMPFRPWIIKEVRGVKVGIIGLTNPSVRSLSAACPETWFHKSEPTLKKAVAELEKQGVRHIILVTHLGLPKDLELARKIDGIDVIVGGHTHDYLGPGSSKGPYPIVEHSPSGKPVLVVTAGALAKYMGQLEVGFDAQGVPVRWQGAALPLDASVAPDPAVEAKIAQYNQKLEVYTSNIIGQNNLNAPDGLHQCRVGECLSGLIATDSMLEYGRAHGAQIALINGGGLRAPLRQGPLNVGDMLAVLPFGNKVIIREFTGEQLLAALEHGVADYKGVGAPVLHTAGLRYAYNPALPSGKRVVRADLLAEDGTSKPLVLNARYRVALVDYLERRGDGYAMLGKGTPVEAPDPVDVDVLSAYIQKHSPLNILPPDRLLKQTK
- a CDS encoding O-acetylhomoserine aminocarboxypropyltransferase/cysteine synthase family protein; translation: MNENKKPRFETLQVHAGQEQPDQATGARAVPIYQTTSFVFDDCAHAEARFNLSNAGNIYSRLTNPTQDAFEQRVAALEGGVAALATASGAAAVSYALQNLARTGDHIVAEKTLYGGTYNLLAHTLKAWGIDTTFVDPDEAGAFERAITPRTKAIFIETLGNPHSNLVDMEALANLAHSNGIPLVVDNTFATPWLLRPIEHGADIVVHSATKFMGGHGTTLGGVIVDGGKFDWEASGKFAHLCEPDPSYHGLSFSRAVGPAAFAVRARAILLRDLGATLSPFNAFMLLQGLETLSLRVERHVSNALAVVQYLANHPRVERVNHPSLPASPSHELYKRYFPRGGGSIFTFEVKGGADEAKAFIDRLQVFSLLANVADAKSLVIHPASTTHSQLTEAELAETGILPNTVRLSIGIEHVDDIIEDLAQALG
- a CDS encoding glycosyltransferase; the protein is MSGPLLNITIPVFNRYHLTQKTLLALRKTVPGIPFVVTVVDNGSASDLRERLVNLRQDGLIDNLFLLPRNMGISCACNIGWRAVDAPYYMKLDNDMVATTPHWLEHIFRLWSHGNPVSIIGPIFDQAKLTADPGTQHTTDGILGICQGNVPGGATIIPKTVSDIIGYWSEDYGLYGADDGDYGARLACAGVTQYCYDVNACFEHCGSFDNSEYEDTELNKNAEHARLFKEEDGGVGMFLLNYYLYNMCVRNWRVPLRYRIKDMDGYNLVLEEDPAYEPIKVALRRSKNLLDNLTAADRNDDMYSDTVVQRMKRIWSSCGQGCGD
- the crcB gene encoding fluoride efflux transporter CrcB → MQRRGITAATASQNTGLPTDNGHPAERTYVMVKNVLVITLGAGAGACLRWVLSMLLNSIFPAIPMGTVAANFIGGFGIGLSLGVFNAMPGLAPEWRLFIITGFLGGLTTFSTFTAEIGTLLQEQRLGMAAGAITLHVCGSLICFFMGLGAVSLLKSLFR
- a CDS encoding competence/damage-inducible protein A; protein product: MKAEIISVGTELLLGHTINTDATHVARELSALGLDLLQVHTVGDNPQRLEKALREALVRAEVVITTGGLGPTEDDLTKETVALVANAPLEEHADSMARLREYFGTRPMSANQAKQAMLPRGAVAFPNLAGTAPGCATPAGDGRWVLMLPGPPSELLPMLRDSAVPFLQRMSGAVIASFMVKTFGIGEGIAALRIAELTGGANPTAATYAGDAEMFVRVTAKAQDAAAAEALAAPMVAEVHRLLGDVVYGVNVAGLEAVVVSKLARLGKTVSTAESCTGGLLAKRITDQPGSSDVFGYGMVTYANEAKQRMLGVQEYLLRTHGAVSPEVARAMARGAREFSGADYGIGITGIAGPGGGTPQKPVGLVYIALSDEENIWVRVMRPQGRYLGREWTRRLASSHALDMLRRCLAGLPVEDQWSLDPA
- a CDS encoding symporter, with amino-acid sequence MNFRDLIMVMSSLLSMAAGVFLPQVAEPLAAMPRLILIFMLYMSFLAVGMEALVREIRHMTGTVCLLITLRLLALPLLCLAVFRLVMPQFALGAFLLGAAPVGVMAAVFSLMVGANTAMILVANMATSLLLPASLPALLSATDAGLRMLGLPPLDMPAHLELGHMSLSLCVTILVPFAAAHLTRIHLDSLRNTLLRWQFPLITVSIVVSNIAIFSHYGDLLRQSPELLLKSLAAASLLCLIMTLAAMPLSRRMSRQVGMAYLISFGVINNVLIMIVCMEFFSATEAIMAAAYLAPLYVLLFYYRLCSRKKR